A region from the Desulfomonile tiedjei genome encodes:
- a CDS encoding FtsX-like permease family protein — MDLIKLILRNIFRHRLRSVLTILGVAVAMLAFCILRTLVAAWYLGVDASAADRLVTRNKISLIYSLPIAYKNKILQVPGVKNVAYGSWYGGVYIDKKNFFPQFALSGTDYLDIYPEYLLPESGRLAFERERNSAIAGRKLVERFGWKIGDVIPLQGTIYPGKLELVLKGIYKGARKNVDETALFFRWDYLNEQAKKTFPERADRAGWYMVQIKDVDRAAEVSQEVDALFSNSLAETLTETEKAFQLGFVAMTDAIVGAIQVISVVVIGIILMVLANTMAMTARERSGEYAVLKTLGFEKGFVFALIAGESLAIAIIGGIAGAILSFPGAMIFRKQMESFLPVFEIEPSTIALMVVVSFIVGLVAAIPPAVKASQMSIADGLRHIG, encoded by the coding sequence ATGGATCTGATAAAGCTTATACTACGTAACATCTTCCGCCATAGATTACGCTCTGTGCTCACGATTCTGGGGGTGGCTGTGGCAATGTTGGCGTTCTGCATCCTGAGGACCCTTGTAGCTGCCTGGTATCTCGGGGTGGACGCGTCGGCCGCGGATCGGCTGGTGACCCGAAACAAGATTTCTCTCATTTACAGCCTTCCCATCGCATACAAGAACAAGATCCTGCAAGTTCCGGGGGTCAAGAACGTGGCCTACGGCTCTTGGTACGGGGGTGTCTATATAGACAAAAAGAACTTCTTCCCCCAGTTTGCGCTCAGCGGAACAGACTACTTGGACATCTATCCTGAATACCTCTTGCCGGAGTCCGGCCGGCTGGCGTTCGAGCGGGAAAGGAACTCAGCCATTGCAGGTCGCAAACTGGTTGAGCGTTTCGGTTGGAAGATCGGCGACGTGATACCTCTGCAAGGGACCATCTACCCCGGGAAGCTGGAGTTGGTTCTCAAAGGCATCTACAAAGGGGCCAGGAAGAACGTTGATGAGACCGCGCTCTTCTTTCGATGGGACTATCTGAATGAACAGGCAAAAAAGACTTTCCCCGAGCGGGCCGACCGAGCCGGGTGGTACATGGTCCAGATAAAAGACGTGGACCGGGCCGCGGAGGTTTCCCAGGAGGTTGACGCGCTCTTCAGCAATTCACTGGCGGAAACGCTGACAGAGACGGAAAAGGCTTTCCAGCTCGGATTCGTGGCCATGACCGATGCGATCGTAGGCGCAATTCAAGTCATTTCCGTTGTAGTAATCGGGATCATATTAATGGTGCTGGCAAATACCATGGCCATGACTGCCAGGGAGCGGTCCGGGGAATACGCGGTGCTCAAAACCCTGGGATTTGAGAAAGGGTTCGTGTTCGCTCTTATCGCCGGGGAATCGCTGGCGATCGCGATCATAGGAGGCATTGCAGGGGCGATTCTCAGCTTCCCGGGCGCTATGATCTTCCGTAAGCAAATGGAGTCCTTCCTGCCCGTATTTGAAATCGAACCATCCACAATTGCCCTTATGGTCGTGGTCTCGTTTATCGTTGGACTGGTAGCTGCCATCCCTCCCGCGGTCAAAGCCAGCCAAATGAGCATCGCCGACGGCCTGCGACATATCGGGTGA
- a CDS encoding radical SAM protein, which produces MSLNVSEIFRSIQGESSFAGLPCTFVRLAGCNLRCRYCDTRYAQEDGTQMGLEEVLAQVSDFGLELVEITGGEPLVQPETPALAAALLDRGSRVLIETNGSVDISILPDGVVRIMDIKCPSSGESAQFRWENIWKLRDSDEVKFVISDRHDYEWARGIVRERFGRTKTRVLFSAVFGELPPGNLVEWILQDNLPVRFQLQIHKYIWPHDARGV; this is translated from the coding sequence ATGAGCTTGAACGTATCAGAGATTTTCCGCAGCATTCAGGGCGAGTCTTCCTTCGCAGGCCTTCCTTGCACTTTTGTGAGGCTCGCGGGCTGCAACCTCAGATGCCGCTATTGTGATACCCGGTATGCCCAGGAAGATGGTACGCAGATGGGCCTTGAAGAGGTCCTTGCCCAGGTCTCGGATTTCGGTCTGGAGTTGGTGGAAATAACCGGCGGGGAGCCTTTGGTCCAGCCGGAAACCCCCGCACTTGCGGCAGCGCTACTGGATCGCGGTTCCCGAGTACTGATTGAAACAAACGGTTCCGTCGACATTTCGATTCTGCCGGATGGTGTCGTCCGGATCATGGATATCAAGTGCCCTTCCAGTGGCGAGAGCGCGCAATTCAGGTGGGAAAATATATGGAAACTCCGGGATAGCGACGAGGTCAAATTCGTGATTTCGGACAGACATGACTACGAGTGGGCGCGGGGTATCGTCAGGGAACGATTCGGGCGGACCAAGACGCGAGTTCTTTTCTCAGCCGTTTTCGGGGAATTGCCACCTGGCAACCTGGTGGAATGGATTCTCCAGGATAATTTGCCGGTCCGATTCCAACTTCAAATCCACAAGTATATATGGCCCCACGATGCCAGAGGAGTTTAA
- a CDS encoding pyruvate, phosphate dikinase: MKPKYVYSFCEGDGKNKKLLGGKGANLCEMTQIGLNVPPGFVITTDACLAYLDSGNTHLPEGLMDEVRGHIKEIEAATGKGFGDPNNPLLVSVRSGSALSMPGMMDTILNLGLNASTLPGLIKQTGNERFAYDAYRRFIQLFGKVAMGVPDEPFDQTLSAIKVKAGALSDVDLTADDLKEVVELFLHVVEEQTFKPFPEDVYEQLNVAIKAVFGSWMGRRAVDYRREFHITEEMANGTAANVVAMVFGNMGNDSGTGVGFTRDPATGENQMFGEYLVNAQGEDVVAGIRTPKPIQAMAQEMPDLYGQLEDLRNKLERHYREVQDFEFTIEKGILYCLQTRNGKMNANSMVRTSVEMVAEGLLTREEALLRINPEHLEQLLYPGLDPNSKAVPVAQGLPASPGAASGRCIFDADRAEARGRRGEKVILVREETKPEDIHGFFASQGILTSRGGKTSHAAVVARGMGKPCVAGAEGLRVDTQHKLAIMGDHVVHEGDVITIDGATGKVYLGQVATVEPEFSPQLNTLLGWADEMARLGVMANADTPEDAERAREYGAVGIGLVRTERMFNAPDRLPIVIEMILAETPEERQAALDQLLPIQRSDFKGILKVMSPYPVTVRLLDPPIHEFLPLENELEYQLQDLRRLRKTVSNTQRLLESLKIVDSELHADYLSKREGLPIFFASLDTATIEEAIHKKELMTQRARALRETNPMLGHRGVRLGVTFPEIYAMQIRAMLEAAAECVKEGVEVYPEIMVPQVATRSELKFVRNYVEEIHKQVEESHGVKVNYKFGSMIEVVRACLTASEMTDEAEFFSFGTNDLTQATFSFSREDAENKFLPMYQEIGILKDNPFESLDVQGVGRLMLIAVKEGRESRPELKIGICGEHGGHPASIKFCHYAALDYVSCSGPRVPIARLAAAHAALGENSFDYSKQL, translated from the coding sequence ATGAAGCCGAAATATGTTTACTCATTTTGTGAAGGGGACGGAAAGAACAAGAAACTTTTGGGCGGCAAGGGGGCAAATCTTTGCGAGATGACCCAAATCGGGCTGAATGTGCCGCCTGGATTTGTAATCACTACGGATGCCTGTTTGGCGTACCTCGATTCGGGCAATACCCACCTTCCCGAAGGCCTAATGGACGAAGTGAGAGGACATATAAAAGAGATCGAAGCGGCCACGGGGAAGGGTTTCGGCGACCCGAACAATCCGTTGCTCGTTTCGGTTCGTTCCGGATCCGCGCTTTCAATGCCAGGCATGATGGATACCATCCTTAACCTGGGGTTGAACGCGAGCACCCTGCCAGGATTGATCAAACAGACCGGCAATGAGCGTTTCGCTTACGACGCGTACCGGCGGTTCATCCAACTGTTCGGGAAGGTTGCCATGGGTGTGCCGGACGAGCCTTTCGACCAGACTCTGTCAGCCATTAAAGTCAAAGCCGGCGCATTGTCCGACGTAGACCTGACCGCGGACGATTTGAAAGAGGTTGTGGAATTGTTCCTACACGTGGTCGAGGAACAGACCTTCAAACCCTTTCCCGAAGATGTGTACGAGCAACTGAACGTCGCGATTAAGGCTGTATTCGGCTCGTGGATGGGCCGGCGAGCGGTCGATTACCGTAGAGAATTCCACATTACCGAGGAAATGGCCAATGGGACCGCTGCAAACGTAGTTGCAATGGTATTCGGAAACATGGGGAACGATAGCGGCACCGGCGTCGGATTCACTCGAGATCCGGCTACCGGAGAAAACCAGATGTTCGGCGAATATCTGGTCAATGCTCAAGGAGAAGACGTGGTCGCGGGAATCCGGACGCCCAAGCCGATTCAAGCCATGGCACAGGAAATGCCGGATCTGTACGGGCAGCTTGAAGACCTGCGCAACAAGCTGGAACGACATTATCGAGAAGTTCAGGACTTTGAGTTCACGATAGAAAAGGGCATTCTGTACTGTCTGCAAACGCGCAACGGCAAAATGAACGCCAACTCCATGGTGCGGACCTCCGTGGAAATGGTTGCGGAAGGTCTGTTGACCAGGGAAGAAGCGCTGCTGCGTATCAACCCGGAGCATCTGGAACAATTGCTCTACCCTGGTTTGGATCCCAACTCCAAAGCCGTGCCGGTTGCCCAAGGCCTGCCTGCTTCGCCGGGTGCCGCCTCGGGAAGGTGTATCTTCGACGCTGATCGGGCGGAAGCTCGGGGGCGGCGGGGAGAGAAGGTCATTCTGGTGAGAGAAGAAACCAAGCCGGAAGATATCCACGGGTTTTTCGCATCCCAAGGAATTCTCACCAGCCGAGGTGGTAAAACGTCTCACGCGGCCGTTGTCGCACGCGGTATGGGCAAACCGTGCGTTGCCGGGGCCGAAGGCCTCAGAGTGGACACGCAGCACAAACTGGCCATCATGGGTGACCACGTGGTTCATGAAGGCGACGTTATCACTATCGACGGCGCTACAGGCAAGGTCTACCTCGGGCAGGTCGCCACTGTAGAACCCGAGTTTAGTCCCCAACTGAATACCCTCTTGGGTTGGGCTGACGAAATGGCCAGGCTAGGTGTCATGGCCAATGCGGATACGCCGGAGGATGCGGAGCGGGCCCGAGAATACGGCGCGGTGGGAATTGGACTGGTCCGGACGGAACGAATGTTCAACGCGCCTGATCGCCTGCCCATTGTAATTGAAATGATCCTCGCGGAAACTCCCGAGGAAAGGCAAGCGGCCCTGGACCAGCTGCTGCCGATCCAGCGGTCTGATTTCAAGGGTATTTTGAAGGTAATGTCCCCGTACCCGGTGACCGTGAGACTGCTCGATCCACCAATCCATGAGTTCCTGCCCCTCGAGAACGAACTTGAGTATCAACTGCAAGATCTCCGTCGTCTGCGGAAAACGGTTAGCAACACTCAACGCCTTCTGGAAAGTCTCAAGATCGTGGACTCGGAACTCCATGCAGATTACCTGTCCAAGAGGGAAGGGCTGCCCATATTCTTTGCGAGCCTGGACACCGCAACCATCGAAGAAGCAATCCATAAAAAGGAATTGATGACGCAAAGGGCGCGTGCGTTGCGCGAGACAAACCCGATGCTCGGGCATCGTGGTGTGCGCCTCGGGGTCACATTTCCTGAAATCTACGCCATGCAGATCAGGGCAATGCTGGAGGCTGCTGCCGAATGCGTAAAAGAAGGGGTGGAAGTCTATCCGGAAATCATGGTGCCTCAAGTCGCCACCAGGTCCGAGTTGAAATTCGTGAGAAATTACGTGGAGGAAATACACAAACAGGTGGAGGAGAGCCACGGAGTCAAGGTCAATTACAAGTTTGGAAGCATGATCGAAGTGGTGCGGGCCTGTCTGACCGCATCGGAGATGACGGATGAGGCCGAGTTCTTCTCATTTGGGACGAACGACCTGACTCAGGCCACCTTCTCGTTCAGCAGGGAAGACGCGGAGAATAAGTTCCTGCCGATGTATCAGGAGATCGGTATCCTGAAAGACAATCCATTCGAGTCTCTTGACGTCCAAGGCGTGGGCCGACTTATGCTGATCGCGGTGAAAGAGGGGAGGGAAAGCAGACCGGAGCTAAAGATTGGAATTTGCGGGGAGCACGGGGGGCATCCTGCATCGATAAAGTTCTGCCATTACGCTGCATTGGATTACGTGTCCTGCTCCGGCCCGAGGGTCCCGATCGCACGTTTGGCTGCTGCTCATGCAGCCTTGGGGGAGAACAGTTTCGATTATTCGAAACAGTTGTGA
- a CDS encoding ABC transporter ATP-binding protein translates to MLEVTNLHVYYDKVHVLKGISLTIRDGECVTLLGANGAGKSTLINTICGLVSTAAGSIKLDGTDISSVPAHDIVRLGISQVPEGRQIFANMSVTDNLRLGAYTRTSGATKGQIAEDMDRIFDMFPRLNERRTQLSGTLSGGEQQMLAIGRALMSRPKVLLLDEPSLGLAPLVVQFIFQTISRLREEGRLSVMMVEQNARAALQIAERAYILETGKIIMEDVSSALINNPEVQKAFLGGGMR, encoded by the coding sequence ATGCTGGAAGTGACAAATCTCCACGTCTACTATGACAAGGTCCATGTTCTCAAGGGAATCTCTCTGACCATTAGGGATGGTGAATGCGTGACGTTGCTGGGCGCCAACGGTGCGGGCAAGTCCACCCTGATCAACACCATTTGCGGGTTGGTGTCGACAGCTGCCGGCTCGATCAAACTGGACGGGACCGATATCAGTAGCGTCCCGGCCCACGACATAGTGCGCCTGGGCATTTCCCAGGTGCCGGAAGGCCGCCAGATTTTTGCCAATATGTCGGTGACGGACAATCTCAGATTGGGGGCTTATACCAGAACCTCCGGGGCAACCAAGGGACAGATCGCTGAAGACATGGATCGCATCTTTGATATGTTTCCAAGACTGAATGAGCGTCGGACCCAGCTTTCGGGGACGCTCTCCGGCGGGGAACAGCAGATGCTGGCAATCGGCCGAGCCCTGATGAGCAGACCCAAGGTGTTGCTGCTGGATGAGCCGTCATTGGGACTAGCTCCGCTGGTGGTTCAATTCATTTTCCAGACAATAAGCCGATTGCGAGAAGAGGGCCGTTTGTCGGTAATGATGGTGGAGCAAAACGCGCGTGCCGCGCTGCAAATCGCGGAAAGGGCATACATTCTGGAAACGGGAAAAATCATCATGGAGGATGTGTCCTCCGCCCTTATCAATAATCCGGAGGTCCAGAAAGCCTTCCTCGGCGGCGGCATGAGGTAG
- a CDS encoding PaaI family thioesterase gives MQDQEISQARRDYLKGDYRRGFIRFCGFEAVRASWGKFESTVKIEKDHRQQDGFIHAGVMATMADHTAGYSAFTIVPESMQILTIEFKVNFLRPAFGEALRCYSKVIREGRQVIVSESEVFDVRGDEEVPVAKAMVTLMAVPKEKLVGTDNNSEL, from the coding sequence ATGCAAGATCAAGAAATAAGCCAGGCAAGAAGGGATTACCTCAAAGGAGACTACCGGCGGGGCTTCATTCGTTTCTGCGGCTTCGAGGCCGTCCGGGCAAGCTGGGGAAAGTTCGAGTCAACAGTGAAGATCGAAAAGGATCATCGCCAGCAGGACGGGTTCATTCATGCCGGGGTTATGGCGACTATGGCGGATCACACGGCCGGGTATTCCGCTTTCACCATTGTTCCGGAGAGCATGCAGATCTTGACCATCGAGTTCAAAGTCAATTTTCTGCGACCCGCGTTTGGAGAAGCCCTGCGTTGTTATTCCAAGGTCATCCGCGAAGGCCGCCAGGTCATAGTATCAGAATCGGAGGTATTCGACGTTAGGGGAGATGAGGAAGTCCCTGTTGCCAAGGCAATGGTTACTCTAATGGCCGTACCAAAAGAAAAGCTCGTGGGAACCGACAACAATTCCGAACTGTGA
- a CDS encoding DUF4445 domain-containing protein, with protein MQKALVRFLPDDVIVESFVGELLLDVALDAGIFLPAACGGSGACGQCKIKVLEGSVDALKIDKVHAAARAEGFVLACQSRLTGDVTVEVPQAKVGRKVIPRDEAERMRLTAAPMESPIIPEYNPTIIRVLMELPRPKPDDNISDFERIIRTLRVNHDISAVTAGLDLLREMPFQVRQNDWKITACLQVDTCADSDEKVYRLGRIRPGHAVDPSVGLAVDIGTTSLWGELINLDTGEVMARGSRYNPQISMGDDVISRIVFALKKDGLEKLQQHVVKGLNEIIDETLSKTGLSMSSIDYMVAAGNTVMTHLFLGLYPKFLRESPYVPVAQNVESVPAGVLGLNLNPHAVIKVFPGVASYVGGDIVSGVLANGMWDSDEMTLFIDIGTNGEIVAGNRDLLMTASCSAGPAFEGGGLEYGMRAAPGAIEGILIDPDTLEPMIKTIDAKPAMGICGSGIINIISQMLKLGLLNQNGKYAAGLKTDRVREGKSGLEYVICRAPETGIKEDIVLTEVDLDNILRAKGAMFAGATCLLDKIGLSVDALDRVIIAGAFGSFINLDHAVTIGLLPDIPREKFTFIGNSSLKGARLAVVDRNLFERSKEIARAMTNVELSEDPSYMDNFMAALFLPHTRGELFPSVRLRIYDE; from the coding sequence TTGCAGAAAGCTCTTGTCCGATTCCTTCCCGACGATGTTATCGTTGAATCCTTCGTAGGGGAACTGCTTCTCGATGTCGCTCTCGACGCGGGTATTTTTCTGCCTGCCGCGTGTGGGGGTTCTGGTGCTTGCGGCCAGTGCAAAATCAAGGTCCTCGAAGGTTCGGTTGACGCCCTCAAGATAGACAAGGTCCATGCCGCGGCGAGAGCCGAAGGGTTTGTGCTCGCCTGCCAATCCAGACTCACCGGCGACGTGACCGTCGAGGTTCCCCAGGCTAAGGTCGGACGCAAGGTCATCCCAAGGGATGAAGCGGAGCGGATGCGTTTGACCGCAGCGCCGATGGAATCCCCCATAATTCCCGAATATAATCCTACCATTATCAGGGTGTTAATGGAGTTGCCGCGGCCGAAACCCGACGACAACATCAGTGACTTCGAAAGGATCATACGTACGCTGAGGGTCAATCATGACATATCAGCCGTTACAGCCGGTCTGGATTTGTTGCGGGAAATGCCGTTTCAGGTGCGCCAAAATGATTGGAAAATTACAGCGTGTCTTCAGGTGGACACCTGCGCTGATTCGGATGAGAAGGTCTACAGACTGGGCCGCATACGTCCAGGCCATGCTGTCGATCCATCGGTGGGATTGGCCGTCGATATCGGAACCACGTCGCTGTGGGGGGAACTGATAAATCTCGACACCGGCGAAGTGATGGCCCGTGGCTCGCGCTACAATCCGCAGATTTCCATGGGCGATGACGTAATAAGCCGCATTGTATTCGCGCTCAAAAAGGATGGGCTGGAGAAGCTCCAGCAACACGTGGTCAAGGGCCTGAACGAAATAATCGACGAAACATTGTCCAAGACAGGGCTTTCCATGAGTTCGATAGACTATATGGTGGCAGCGGGCAACACCGTAATGACACATCTTTTTCTTGGGCTCTATCCCAAGTTCCTGCGTGAATCACCCTATGTTCCAGTGGCGCAGAATGTCGAGTCCGTGCCCGCAGGAGTGCTGGGCTTGAATCTGAATCCCCACGCGGTGATCAAGGTCTTTCCCGGTGTGGCCTCGTACGTGGGGGGGGACATAGTGAGCGGGGTCCTGGCCAATGGCATGTGGGACTCCGACGAGATGACCCTCTTTATCGACATAGGAACCAACGGGGAGATAGTAGCAGGCAATAGGGACCTGCTGATGACCGCATCATGTTCGGCCGGCCCCGCTTTTGAGGGAGGGGGGCTGGAATATGGGATGAGGGCGGCTCCTGGAGCCATTGAAGGCATACTGATCGACCCTGACACGCTCGAACCCATGATCAAGACCATAGATGCCAAACCTGCCATGGGAATTTGCGGGTCCGGCATAATCAACATAATTTCTCAGATGCTGAAGCTCGGGCTGCTGAATCAAAACGGCAAATATGCTGCCGGCCTGAAGACCGACCGGGTTCGGGAAGGGAAGAGCGGGCTGGAGTACGTGATCTGCAGAGCGCCGGAGACCGGTATTAAGGAAGACATTGTGCTCACTGAGGTTGACCTGGACAACATACTCAGGGCCAAAGGAGCCATGTTTGCCGGGGCCACTTGTCTGCTGGACAAAATCGGTCTCAGTGTAGACGCCCTGGATCGCGTTATAATAGCAGGAGCATTCGGCAGCTTTATCAATCTTGATCACGCGGTTACCATTGGGCTTTTGCCGGACATTCCGAGAGAGAAGTTCACGTTTATAGGTAATTCTTCGCTGAAGGGCGCTAGACTGGCAGTTGTTGACAGGAACCTGTTCGAGCGGTCTAAAGAAATTGCCCGGGCCATGACCAATGTGGAGCTATCCGAAGATCCGTCTTATATGGACAACTTCATGGCTGCTCTTTTCCTGCCTCATACACGAGGCGAGCTTTTCCCGTCAGTACGGCTGCGCATTTACGATGAATAG
- a CDS encoding MFS transporter: MTRNRKFLIVSMLYFAEGFPFGIVDKTFPAYFVFHDLSVVHVGLLSLLNLPYALKFFWAPAVDFLGARRHWIAAAQLLMAALLLAILPFDPMEPSSLLWGLIVSFAIMSATQDIAVDAYTIEMLRPSELGLANGFRQAAYRGAMVLSGGILVAMGGRLGWGAAYFIAAFVLLGCCLISLRLPHVEVQRPPFSLATLIAPVKDFLARPGVIHVGLFILLYKLGDMSMGPMILPFWKSRGLTLTEIGLITGTLGVAAAIAGGLAGGLFMARYGIFHGLWFLGLWQSLSNLSYVWVAWDPSAGNLGIYAASVIESFCGGLGTAAFLAFLMSICKKEFSATQYAVLSALFRVTGIIAGAFSGLATDNMGYAYYFALTFFLSLPAFAFIFTARKWIPINGQPPQ, from the coding sequence GTGACGCGCAATAGAAAATTTCTCATTGTTTCAATGCTTTATTTCGCCGAAGGCTTCCCTTTCGGGATCGTCGACAAGACTTTCCCCGCGTATTTTGTCTTCCATGATTTGTCCGTCGTGCATGTGGGTTTGCTCAGCTTGCTTAACCTGCCTTACGCGCTGAAGTTCTTCTGGGCCCCTGCGGTGGATTTTCTAGGAGCGCGGCGCCACTGGATCGCTGCGGCGCAGCTTCTCATGGCAGCCTTGCTCCTGGCAATCTTGCCTTTCGACCCAATGGAGCCAAGTTCTCTGTTGTGGGGACTCATAGTTTCATTTGCCATAATGTCGGCCACGCAAGACATCGCCGTCGACGCGTACACTATCGAGATGTTAAGGCCGTCTGAACTTGGGCTGGCAAATGGTTTCAGGCAGGCGGCTTACCGTGGAGCCATGGTTTTATCCGGTGGAATATTAGTTGCTATGGGAGGAAGACTGGGGTGGGGCGCCGCCTATTTCATTGCCGCTTTTGTCCTTCTTGGGTGCTGCCTCATTTCGCTGAGACTACCTCATGTTGAAGTGCAGCGTCCGCCTTTTTCGCTGGCTACTCTGATTGCGCCGGTAAAAGACTTCCTTGCCCGACCAGGTGTAATTCATGTTGGGCTGTTCATTCTGCTATATAAACTCGGAGACATGTCCATGGGTCCCATGATTCTTCCCTTTTGGAAGTCCAGGGGCTTGACACTGACCGAGATCGGGCTGATCACAGGGACCCTCGGTGTTGCCGCGGCCATAGCCGGCGGTCTTGCCGGTGGTCTTTTCATGGCTCGATACGGTATTTTTCACGGCCTCTGGTTCCTTGGGTTATGGCAGTCCTTGAGTAACCTCAGCTACGTCTGGGTGGCTTGGGACCCGAGCGCAGGAAATCTTGGAATCTATGCCGCGTCGGTGATTGAGTCTTTCTGTGGCGGGCTGGGAACAGCTGCTTTCCTGGCCTTCCTCATGAGCATCTGCAAGAAGGAGTTTTCAGCCACCCAATATGCTGTTCTCTCAGCTCTCTTTCGGGTCACCGGGATCATTGCCGGAGCTTTCAGCGGCCTTGCCACCGACAACATGGGATACGCCTACTACTTTGCCTTGACGTTCTTCCTCTCCCTGCCCGCGTTCGCGTTCATCTTCACCGCGCGAAAATGGATTCCAATCAACGGACAACCGCCTCAGTAG
- the thiS gene encoding sulfur carrier protein ThiS — MKIVFNGFPEEMEGCELTVQELLDRFNEDDPAVIVEVNGRFVYRKEFKIFRINDGDRVEFIHPSFGG; from the coding sequence TTGAAGATAGTGTTCAACGGCTTTCCCGAAGAAATGGAAGGGTGCGAGCTGACCGTTCAGGAACTATTGGATCGGTTCAACGAAGACGACCCCGCTGTAATAGTCGAGGTCAACGGTCGTTTCGTGTATCGGAAAGAATTCAAGATTTTCAGGATCAACGACGGTGATCGCGTCGAATTCATCCACCCTTCCTTCGGGGGGTGA
- a CDS encoding 50S ribosome-binding GTPase has protein sequence MTRGVLIDNLANLLEFLRVHGGVLLPGQALEASVKKVQALLEKARQPGELLYVAIVGGTGVGKSTLINALARSEISSPSDRRPFTDRAVVYRHKEAARGLESISHLVREPDAVHDSDVVKDLVLLDLPDFDSREEDNRQAVLRILPEMDCIIWVISPEKYADSAFYSLVELTVIHRDNFTFVFNKADELLSNGESDPQGRLKELLGDLAFRLKDEAAIDHPRIFCVSALNEFQGLDSDPLVTKEFIRFRDFLMKRRDAKEISSVKTVNLVEEASRLIEELAAAIQPDEKAALLAQIRESQAKANGLEEDAARPRLLSHEKALSDTVYPILVNQDASIWPVVVAGRLLNLGRLDASNEKLAAVFENTADDVGKDKRLDLEKTAARIDAELLLGFRNSEISHGLEESQALVAQTRQQAFNLLLQSVENRKSQLSGPLSRWRRVWQKLILFLPVPILIIKLIGYPRIEAWVDHPSIGGAVKLLLSLMTSFFSSDGLAGLIALLIFEFLLVLYMAGRRRKKLRKDADRIARAVVDYLEDSLGSAIRKIEADRRQKLELVKEGIGRWKALTGNLGLRAD, from the coding sequence TTGACCCGCGGCGTGCTTATCGACAACCTGGCAAACTTGCTGGAATTCCTCCGGGTTCACGGAGGTGTTTTGCTGCCCGGTCAGGCCCTTGAAGCCTCTGTGAAAAAGGTACAAGCTCTGCTGGAAAAAGCCCGCCAGCCAGGGGAATTACTGTACGTGGCGATCGTCGGCGGAACCGGTGTCGGGAAATCCACCCTCATAAACGCGCTGGCGCGGAGTGAGATTTCCAGCCCATCGGACAGGAGACCGTTCACGGATCGCGCGGTGGTATATCGTCACAAGGAAGCGGCCAGAGGACTGGAAAGTATTTCGCATCTGGTAAGAGAGCCGGACGCGGTGCATGACAGTGATGTCGTGAAAGACCTGGTGCTGCTCGATCTGCCCGACTTTGACAGCCGGGAAGAAGATAATCGCCAGGCCGTGCTCCGGATATTGCCGGAGATGGATTGCATCATCTGGGTTATAAGCCCGGAGAAGTACGCGGACTCGGCGTTTTACAGTTTGGTGGAGCTGACGGTGATTCATCGGGATAACTTCACCTTTGTGTTCAACAAGGCCGACGAGCTGTTGAGTAACGGTGAGTCCGATCCGCAGGGGAGGTTGAAGGAACTCCTCGGCGATCTGGCGTTCCGCCTCAAAGACGAAGCAGCGATAGATCACCCGCGAATTTTTTGCGTATCGGCATTGAACGAGTTTCAGGGCCTGGACAGCGATCCGCTTGTGACCAAAGAGTTCATCAGATTTCGCGATTTCTTGATGAAAAGAAGAGATGCCAAGGAGATCTCGTCGGTCAAGACGGTCAACCTGGTCGAGGAAGCAAGTCGGTTGATCGAAGAACTCGCGGCGGCTATCCAACCGGATGAAAAGGCCGCTTTATTGGCTCAAATTCGCGAAAGTCAGGCAAAAGCCAACGGCCTTGAAGAGGATGCCGCCCGGCCGCGGTTGTTGAGCCATGAAAAGGCCTTGTCCGACACAGTATACCCCATTCTTGTCAATCAAGACGCCTCGATCTGGCCAGTAGTTGTGGCGGGGAGGTTGCTGAATCTCGGTCGGTTGGACGCGTCCAATGAAAAACTGGCAGCGGTCTTTGAGAATACTGCCGACGACGTAGGCAAAGACAAACGTCTGGACCTGGAAAAAACCGCGGCTCGCATCGACGCGGAGCTACTCCTGGGCTTCCGCAACAGTGAGATCTCGCATGGCCTCGAAGAATCTCAGGCCCTTGTGGCTCAGACCCGGCAGCAGGCCTTTAATCTACTGCTGCAAAGCGTCGAGAATCGCAAGAGCCAACTAAGCGGGCCGCTTTCCCGCTGGAGACGCGTGTGGCAGAAACTAATTCTATTCCTGCCCGTGCCGATCCTCATCATTAAATTGATCGGTTACCCTCGAATAGAGGCCTGGGTGGATCATCCAAGCATTGGAGGGGCCGTGAAACTCCTCCTTAGCCTTATGACCTCGTTTTTCAGCAGCGATGGACTGGCAGGCCTGATAGCCCTGCTCATTTTTGAGTTCCTTCTGGTCTTGTACATGGCAGGCAGGAGGAGAAAAAAGCTTCGGAAGGACGCTGACAGAATTGCACGCGCGGTCGTGGACTACCTGGAGGACAGCCTTGGCTCGGCGATTCGGAAGATCGAGGCTGACAGGAGACAAAAGCTGGAACTCGTTAAAGAGGGAATAGGCCGCTGGAAGGCCCTTACCGGGAACCTCGGTTTACGGGCAGATTAG